Proteins encoded within one genomic window of Mycolicibacterium monacense:
- a CDS encoding RluA family pseudouridine synthase produces MPVPEGLGGMRVDAGLSRLLGLSRTAAAAIAEDGGVDIDGAPAGKSDRLTAGAWLEVRLPEAPPPVENTPVEIEGMAVLYSDDDIVAVDKPPGVAAHATVGWHGPTVLGGLAAAGFRISTSGIHERQGIVHRLDVGTSGVMVVALSERAYTVLKRAFKQRTVEKRYHALVQGHPDPSSGTIDAPIGRHRGHDWKFAVTEGGRHSVTHYDTLEAFQAASLLDIELETGRTHQIRVHFAALHHPCCGDLTYGADPTLARRLGLERQWLHARSLAFAHPADGRRIEITSPYPADLQHALDVLRRHAR; encoded by the coding sequence ATGCCCGTGCCGGAGGGGCTGGGCGGAATGCGGGTGGACGCCGGGCTGTCGCGGCTGCTGGGGCTGTCACGCACCGCGGCGGCGGCGATCGCCGAAGACGGTGGGGTCGACATCGACGGCGCGCCCGCGGGTAAGTCGGACCGCCTCACGGCGGGCGCCTGGCTCGAGGTGCGGTTGCCGGAGGCGCCGCCGCCGGTGGAGAACACCCCGGTCGAGATCGAGGGTATGGCGGTGCTGTACTCCGACGACGACATCGTGGCCGTCGACAAACCCCCAGGGGTGGCCGCCCACGCGACGGTCGGATGGCACGGCCCCACCGTGCTCGGTGGTCTGGCGGCCGCCGGCTTCCGGATCAGCACGTCGGGCATCCACGAGCGGCAGGGCATCGTGCACCGCCTCGACGTCGGCACCTCGGGGGTCATGGTCGTCGCCCTGTCCGAACGCGCCTACACGGTGCTCAAGCGGGCGTTCAAGCAGCGCACCGTCGAGAAGCGGTATCACGCGCTGGTACAGGGCCATCCGGACCCGAGCAGCGGCACGATCGACGCGCCGATCGGGCGGCACCGGGGCCACGACTGGAAGTTCGCCGTCACCGAGGGCGGCAGGCACAGCGTCACCCACTACGACACGCTGGAGGCGTTTCAGGCGGCCAGCCTGCTCGACATCGAACTGGAAACCGGCCGCACCCACCAGATCCGGGTGCACTTCGCCGCGCTGCACCACCCGTGCTGCGGCGATCTGACCTACGGCGCCGATCCCACGCTGGCCCGCCGTCTCGGGCTCGAACGTCAATGGCTGCACGCCCGTTCGCTGGCGTTCGCCCATCCGGCCGACGGTCGCCGGATCGAGATCACCAGCCCCTATCCGGCCGATCTGCAGCACGCCCTCGACGTCCTGCGCCGTCACGCGCGGTGA